One window of Pyrus communis chromosome 12, drPyrComm1.1, whole genome shotgun sequence genomic DNA carries:
- the LOC137710533 gene encoding uncharacterized protein isoform X1 has translation MGASRKLQGEIDRVLKKVQEGVDVFDSIWNKVYDTDNANQKEKFEADLKKEIKKLQRYRDQIKTWIQSSEIKDKKVSASYEQALVDARKLIEREMERFKICEKETKTKAFSKEGLGQQPKTDPREKAKSETRDWINNVVGELESQIDSFEAEIEGLSFKKGKGRPPRLTHLETSITRHKAHIMKLELILRLLDNDELSPEQVNDVKDFLEDYVERNQEDFDEFSEVDELYNTLALDKVESLEDLAIIPPGLIKGAPMLGLKTNLAPPASPLPPTATSTNQQSVSVQEPVEDTVSQDSNADNVPRTPPPRSGALSSSPASTPTGSHATPVSASVPTHNLPSVPSVLAIPGSNVVRGVTENAGAANSSSPVSLSASVKEEESASFPGRRPSPSLSDAGLVRGINRGGFSAPIPSSIPVSSSNVSPSNSALGAVPSVSDVTKRNILGADERIGSSGVVQPLVSPITNRLILPQAAKASDGSAPVDSSNASEAAIPGRAFSPSIVSGMQWRPGSSFQNQNEAGIFRGRTEIAPDQREKFLQRLQQVQQQGHSTILGMPPLAGGNHKQFSAQQNPLLQQFNPQNSSVSSQAGPGLGVQPPGLGTVAPTTLQQQQLNSIHQQSNQQALMSGGPKETDASHPKVEEQQQQQNIPDDSTADSTSSGLVKNLMNEDDLKASYAIDSLAGVSGSSTEPAQVPRDIDLSPGQPLQSNQPSPSLGVIGRRSVSDLGAIGDNLSGSTANSGVLHDQLYNLQMLEAAYYKLPQPKDSERARSYTPRHPAITPLSYPQAQAPIVNNPAFWERLGLEPYGTDTLFFAFYYQQNTYQQYLAAKELKKQSWRYHRKYNTWFQRHEEPKVATDEYEQGTYVYFDFHIANDDLQHGWCQRIKTEFTFEYNYLEDELIV, from the exons ATGGGGGCGAGTCGGAAGCTCCAGGGCGAGATCGACCGCGTTCTCAAGAAGGTCCAAGAAGGCGTCGACGTCTTCGATAGCATTTGGAACAAG GTTTACGATACGGACAATGCGAACCAGAAAGAGAAGTTTGAGGCCGACCTCAAGAAGGAGATTAAGAAGCTCCAGAGGTACAGGGACCAGATCAAGACTTGGATTCAATCCAGTGAAATCAAGGATAAAAAg GTCAGTGCCTCTTATGAGCAGGCTCTGGTGGATGCTCGCAAACTCATTGAGCGCGAAATGGAAAGGTTCAAGATATGTGAAAAGGagacaaaaacaaaagcattttCTAAAGAAGGATTGGGCCAACAACCTAAAACC GATCCGAGGGAGAAGGCCAAATCAGAGACAAGGGATTGGATAAACAACGTG GTTGGGGAGTTGGAATCTCAGATTGACAGCTTTGAAGCTGAGATTGAAGGGCTATCTTTCAAGAAAGGGAAGGGCAGACCACCCAGACTG ACCCATCTAGAGACATCAATTACTCGGCATAAGGCTCATATAATGAAGTTAGAACTGATCTTGAGGCTATTGGATAATGATGAGCTGAGTCCTGAGCAGGTCAATGATGTTAAAGACTTTTTGGAAGACTATGTGGAACGCAATCAG gaggattttgatgaatttagtgaAGTTGATGAGCTTTACAACACCTTAGCATTGGACAAGGTGGAGTCCCTTGAAGATCTGGCCATTATTCCTCCTGGTCTTATCAAg GGTGCACCGATGCTTGGCTTGAAGACTAATTTGGCACCACCCGCATCTCCACTGCCT CCCACTGCTACTTCTACTAATCAGCAGAGTGTTTCTGTCCAAGAGCCAGTTGAAGATACAGTTTCCCAGGACAGTAATGCTGATAACGTTCCTAGAACTCCACCTCCTAGAAGTGGTGCGCTTTCATCTTCTCCTGCATCAACACCAACGGGGAGTCATGCAACTCCTGTCTCTGCAAGTGTTCCAACTCATAATCTGCCCAGTGTGCCTAGTGTTTTGGCCATTCCAGGTTCAAATGTTGTTCGGGGTGTCACAGAGAATGCAGGGGCTGCTAATTCTTCATCTCCTGTAAGTTTGTCTGCTTCTGTGAAGGAAGAAGAGTCAGCAAGCTTCCCTGGCCGTAGACCTTCACCATCTCTTTCTGATGCTGGACTTGTAAGGGGCATCAATCGAGGTGGCTTCTCTGCCCCAATTCCATCCAGTATCCCTGTTAGCTCTAGCAATGTGTCTCCTAGTAATAGTGCCCTTGGTGCAGTTCCTTCAGTTTCTGATGTGACCAAGAGAAATATATTGGGAGCTGATGAGAGAATTGGGAGTAGTGGCGTGGTGCAGCCACTTGTTTCCCCTATAACTAACAGACTGATCTTGCCTCAAGCTGCCAAGGCTAGTGATGGAAGTGCTCCAGTTGATTCTAGTAATGCTAGTGAGGCTGCTATACCTGGCAGAGCATTTTCTCCTTCTATTGTCTCTGGCATGCAGTGGAGGCCTGGAAGTTCCtttcaaaaccaaaatgaagca GGGATATTTCGTGGAAGGACTGAAATAGCACCCGATCAGAGGGAGAAATTTTTGCAGCGGCTCCAACAAGTGCAGCAACAAGGTCACAGTACCATTCTTGGCATGCCTCCTCTTGCTGGtggaaatcataagcaattTTCTGCACAGCAAAACCCACTTTTGCAACAG TTTAATCCTCAAAACTCATCTGTATCTTCTCAAGCTGGCCCTGGACTAGGAGTACAGCCCCCAGGTCTTGGTACTGTTGCACCTACCACCTtacagcagcagcagctaaATTCTATCCATCAACAGTCTAACCAACAGGCATTGATGTCGGGTGGACCAAAAGAAACTG ATGCAAGTCATCCAAAAGTTGAGGAACAACAGCAACAACAGAATATACCTGATGATTCTACTGCGGACTCTACTAGTTCTGGACTCGTAAAGAATCTAATGAATGAAGATGACTTGAAAGCCTCATATGCAATTGATTCTCTG GCTGGAGTTTCTGGCTCTTCAACAGAGCCTGCTCAAGTACCACGAGATATTGATCTCTCTCCTGGGCAACCTTTACAGTCCAATCAACCTTCTCCTAGCCTCGGCGTTATTGGCCGAAGAAGTGTTTCTGATCTTGGTGCAATTGGTGATAACCTTTCTGGATCAACTGCTAATTCTGGGGTATTGCATGATCAGTTGTATAATTTGCAGATGCTTGAGGCTGCTTACTACAAACTTCCACAACCCAAAGACTCAGAACGTGCAAGGAGCTATACTCCA AGGCACCCTGCAATAACACCTCTAAGCTACCCCCAAGCGCAGGCACCTATTGTTAATAATCCTGCCTTCTGGGAACGGTTAGGTCTTGAACCATATGGCACTGATACCCTGTTCTTTGCATTTTACTATCAGCAG AACACTTATCAGCAATATTTGGCGGCAAAAGAACTGAAGAAGCAATCTTGGAGATACCATAGGAAATATAACACTTGGTTTCAACGGCACGAGGAGCCAAAAGTTGCCACAGATGAATATGAACAGGGGACGTATGTGTACTTTGACTTTCATATTGCAAATGATGATCTACAACACGGATG
- the LOC137710533 gene encoding uncharacterized protein isoform X3: MGASRKLQGEIDRVLKKVQEGVDVFDSIWNKVYDTDNANQKEKFEADLKKEIKKLQRYRDQIKTWIQSSEIKDKKVSASYEQALVDARKLIEREMERFKICEKETKTKAFSKEGLGQQPKTDPREKAKSETRDWINNVVGELESQIDSFEAEIEGLSFKKGKGRPPRLTHLETSITRHKAHIMKLELILRLLDNDELSPEQVNDVKDFLEDYVERNQEDFDEFSEVDELYNTLALDKVESLEDLAIIPPGLIKPTATSTNQQSVSVQEPVEDTVSQDSNADNVPRTPPPRSGALSSSPASTPTGSHATPVSASVPTHNLPSVPSVLAIPGSNVVRGVTENAGAANSSSPVSLSASVKEEESASFPGRRPSPSLSDAGLVRGINRGGFSAPIPSSIPVSSSNVSPSNSALGAVPSVSDVTKRNILGADERIGSSGVVQPLVSPITNRLILPQAAKASDGSAPVDSSNASEAAIPGRAFSPSIVSGMQWRPGSSFQNQNEAGIFRGRTEIAPDQREKFLQRLQQVQQQGHSTILGMPPLAGGNHKQFSAQQNPLLQQFNPQNSSVSSQAGPGLGVQPPGLGTVAPTTLQQQQLNSIHQQSNQQALMSGGPKETDASHPKVEEQQQQQNIPDDSTADSTSSGLVKNLMNEDDLKASYAIDSLAGVSGSSTEPAQVPRDIDLSPGQPLQSNQPSPSLGVIGRRSVSDLGAIGDNLSGSTANSGVLHDQLYNLQMLEAAYYKLPQPKDSERARSYTPRHPAITPLSYPQAQAPIVNNPAFWERLGLEPYGTDTLFFAFYYQQNTYQQYLAAKELKKQSWRYHRKYNTWFQRHEEPKVATDEYEQGTYVYFDFHIANDDLQHGWCQRIKTEFTFEYNYLEDELIV, from the exons ATGGGGGCGAGTCGGAAGCTCCAGGGCGAGATCGACCGCGTTCTCAAGAAGGTCCAAGAAGGCGTCGACGTCTTCGATAGCATTTGGAACAAG GTTTACGATACGGACAATGCGAACCAGAAAGAGAAGTTTGAGGCCGACCTCAAGAAGGAGATTAAGAAGCTCCAGAGGTACAGGGACCAGATCAAGACTTGGATTCAATCCAGTGAAATCAAGGATAAAAAg GTCAGTGCCTCTTATGAGCAGGCTCTGGTGGATGCTCGCAAACTCATTGAGCGCGAAATGGAAAGGTTCAAGATATGTGAAAAGGagacaaaaacaaaagcattttCTAAAGAAGGATTGGGCCAACAACCTAAAACC GATCCGAGGGAGAAGGCCAAATCAGAGACAAGGGATTGGATAAACAACGTG GTTGGGGAGTTGGAATCTCAGATTGACAGCTTTGAAGCTGAGATTGAAGGGCTATCTTTCAAGAAAGGGAAGGGCAGACCACCCAGACTG ACCCATCTAGAGACATCAATTACTCGGCATAAGGCTCATATAATGAAGTTAGAACTGATCTTGAGGCTATTGGATAATGATGAGCTGAGTCCTGAGCAGGTCAATGATGTTAAAGACTTTTTGGAAGACTATGTGGAACGCAATCAG gaggattttgatgaatttagtgaAGTTGATGAGCTTTACAACACCTTAGCATTGGACAAGGTGGAGTCCCTTGAAGATCTGGCCATTATTCCTCCTGGTCTTATCAAg CCCACTGCTACTTCTACTAATCAGCAGAGTGTTTCTGTCCAAGAGCCAGTTGAAGATACAGTTTCCCAGGACAGTAATGCTGATAACGTTCCTAGAACTCCACCTCCTAGAAGTGGTGCGCTTTCATCTTCTCCTGCATCAACACCAACGGGGAGTCATGCAACTCCTGTCTCTGCAAGTGTTCCAACTCATAATCTGCCCAGTGTGCCTAGTGTTTTGGCCATTCCAGGTTCAAATGTTGTTCGGGGTGTCACAGAGAATGCAGGGGCTGCTAATTCTTCATCTCCTGTAAGTTTGTCTGCTTCTGTGAAGGAAGAAGAGTCAGCAAGCTTCCCTGGCCGTAGACCTTCACCATCTCTTTCTGATGCTGGACTTGTAAGGGGCATCAATCGAGGTGGCTTCTCTGCCCCAATTCCATCCAGTATCCCTGTTAGCTCTAGCAATGTGTCTCCTAGTAATAGTGCCCTTGGTGCAGTTCCTTCAGTTTCTGATGTGACCAAGAGAAATATATTGGGAGCTGATGAGAGAATTGGGAGTAGTGGCGTGGTGCAGCCACTTGTTTCCCCTATAACTAACAGACTGATCTTGCCTCAAGCTGCCAAGGCTAGTGATGGAAGTGCTCCAGTTGATTCTAGTAATGCTAGTGAGGCTGCTATACCTGGCAGAGCATTTTCTCCTTCTATTGTCTCTGGCATGCAGTGGAGGCCTGGAAGTTCCtttcaaaaccaaaatgaagca GGGATATTTCGTGGAAGGACTGAAATAGCACCCGATCAGAGGGAGAAATTTTTGCAGCGGCTCCAACAAGTGCAGCAACAAGGTCACAGTACCATTCTTGGCATGCCTCCTCTTGCTGGtggaaatcataagcaattTTCTGCACAGCAAAACCCACTTTTGCAACAG TTTAATCCTCAAAACTCATCTGTATCTTCTCAAGCTGGCCCTGGACTAGGAGTACAGCCCCCAGGTCTTGGTACTGTTGCACCTACCACCTtacagcagcagcagctaaATTCTATCCATCAACAGTCTAACCAACAGGCATTGATGTCGGGTGGACCAAAAGAAACTG ATGCAAGTCATCCAAAAGTTGAGGAACAACAGCAACAACAGAATATACCTGATGATTCTACTGCGGACTCTACTAGTTCTGGACTCGTAAAGAATCTAATGAATGAAGATGACTTGAAAGCCTCATATGCAATTGATTCTCTG GCTGGAGTTTCTGGCTCTTCAACAGAGCCTGCTCAAGTACCACGAGATATTGATCTCTCTCCTGGGCAACCTTTACAGTCCAATCAACCTTCTCCTAGCCTCGGCGTTATTGGCCGAAGAAGTGTTTCTGATCTTGGTGCAATTGGTGATAACCTTTCTGGATCAACTGCTAATTCTGGGGTATTGCATGATCAGTTGTATAATTTGCAGATGCTTGAGGCTGCTTACTACAAACTTCCACAACCCAAAGACTCAGAACGTGCAAGGAGCTATACTCCA AGGCACCCTGCAATAACACCTCTAAGCTACCCCCAAGCGCAGGCACCTATTGTTAATAATCCTGCCTTCTGGGAACGGTTAGGTCTTGAACCATATGGCACTGATACCCTGTTCTTTGCATTTTACTATCAGCAG AACACTTATCAGCAATATTTGGCGGCAAAAGAACTGAAGAAGCAATCTTGGAGATACCATAGGAAATATAACACTTGGTTTCAACGGCACGAGGAGCCAAAAGTTGCCACAGATGAATATGAACAGGGGACGTATGTGTACTTTGACTTTCATATTGCAAATGATGATCTACAACACGGATG
- the LOC137711225 gene encoding uncharacterized protein At4g15970-like: MRNSVNLDITGKRINARTILVFMAAAAVAGCFIVYNFVYPSGFRYDGLATPLPSCRITTPPLQQANTTTPPLQQANTTTPPLQQASTGNQQEDMDPLDKVLKNACMKNKTVIITTLNDAWAEPNSIFDLFLESFNIGSNTKWLLKHLLVICVDQKAYARCLALHPHCYLLYTQGANFTGEVFYLTPNYLQMMWRRTQILSSILDKGYNFVFTDTDIMWLRDPFPQFYPDADFQIATDQFLADSYSFDNPPNCGFVNVKSNDRTIGFYKFWYLSKYTYPDTNEQEVLNRIKFDPFIAKIGLKVRFLDTKYFGGFCEPSKDFKQVCTMHANCCVGLENKVNDLKALLQVWKNYMSSPRNATGTSQALWTVPQKCR; encoded by the exons ATGAGAAACTCTGTGAATCTTGATATTACTGGGAAGAGGATTAATGCACGGACGATACTGGTGTTTATGGCGGCAGCAGCTGTCGCCGGTTGCTTTATTGTCTACAATTTTGTGTATCCTTCTGGATTTCGTTATGATGGCTTGGCAACACCCCTCCCCTCCTGCAGAATCACAACTCCTCCGCTTCAGCAGGCGAATACCACAACCCCTCCGCTTCAGCAGGCGAATACCACAACCCCTCCACTTCAGCAGGCCAGTACA GGCAACCAACAGGAGGATATGGATCCATTGGATAAAGTTCTGAAAAATGCATGCATGAAGAACAAAACGGTTATAATAACTACGTTAAATGATGCATGGGCAGAGCCCAATTCAATATTTGATCtctttcttgagagctttaacATCGGAAGCAACACGAAATGGCTGCTCAAGCATTTGCTAGTCATCTGCGTGGACCAAAAAGCATATGCTCGTTGCTTAGCATTACACCCTCATTGTTACTTACTTTACACTCAAGGCGCTAACTTTACCGGCGAGGTATTTTATCTGACTCCCAATTACCTACAGATGATGTGGAGAAGAACCCAGATTTTGTCTTCCATTCTCGACAAAGGCTACAACTTTGTCTTTACG GATACCGATATAATGTGGCTTCGAGATCCATTTCCACAATTCTATCCAGATGCAGATTTTCAAATTGCAACCGATCAATTCCTAGCTGATTCTTATAGTTTTGACAATCCTCCTAATTGTGGATTTGTCAATGTAAAATCCAATGATCGAACTATTgggttttacaaattttggTACCTCTCCAAATACACATATCCAGATACGAATGAACAAGAAGTGCTTAATAGGATTAAATTTGATCCCTTCATTGCCAAGATTGGATTGAAAGTGAGATTCTTGGATACAAAATACTTTGGTGGCTTCTGTGAGCCAAGTAAGGATTTTAAACAAGTTTGCACAATGCATGCTAATTGTTGTGTTGGTCTTGAAAACAAAGTGAACGATCTCAAAGCTTTGCTTCAAGTTTGGAAAAATTACATGTCATCGCCTCGTAACGCCACAGGCACATCACAAGCTTTATGGACCGTCCCACAAAAATGCAG GTAG
- the LOC137710533 gene encoding uncharacterized protein isoform X2, with amino-acid sequence MGASRKLQGEIDRVLKKVQEGVDVFDSIWNKVYDTDNANQKEKFEADLKKEIKKLQRYRDQIKTWIQSSEIKDKKALVDARKLIEREMERFKICEKETKTKAFSKEGLGQQPKTDPREKAKSETRDWINNVVGELESQIDSFEAEIEGLSFKKGKGRPPRLTHLETSITRHKAHIMKLELILRLLDNDELSPEQVNDVKDFLEDYVERNQEDFDEFSEVDELYNTLALDKVESLEDLAIIPPGLIKGAPMLGLKTNLAPPASPLPPTATSTNQQSVSVQEPVEDTVSQDSNADNVPRTPPPRSGALSSSPASTPTGSHATPVSASVPTHNLPSVPSVLAIPGSNVVRGVTENAGAANSSSPVSLSASVKEEESASFPGRRPSPSLSDAGLVRGINRGGFSAPIPSSIPVSSSNVSPSNSALGAVPSVSDVTKRNILGADERIGSSGVVQPLVSPITNRLILPQAAKASDGSAPVDSSNASEAAIPGRAFSPSIVSGMQWRPGSSFQNQNEAGIFRGRTEIAPDQREKFLQRLQQVQQQGHSTILGMPPLAGGNHKQFSAQQNPLLQQFNPQNSSVSSQAGPGLGVQPPGLGTVAPTTLQQQQLNSIHQQSNQQALMSGGPKETDASHPKVEEQQQQQNIPDDSTADSTSSGLVKNLMNEDDLKASYAIDSLAGVSGSSTEPAQVPRDIDLSPGQPLQSNQPSPSLGVIGRRSVSDLGAIGDNLSGSTANSGVLHDQLYNLQMLEAAYYKLPQPKDSERARSYTPRHPAITPLSYPQAQAPIVNNPAFWERLGLEPYGTDTLFFAFYYQQNTYQQYLAAKELKKQSWRYHRKYNTWFQRHEEPKVATDEYEQGTYVYFDFHIANDDLQHGWCQRIKTEFTFEYNYLEDELIV; translated from the exons ATGGGGGCGAGTCGGAAGCTCCAGGGCGAGATCGACCGCGTTCTCAAGAAGGTCCAAGAAGGCGTCGACGTCTTCGATAGCATTTGGAACAAG GTTTACGATACGGACAATGCGAACCAGAAAGAGAAGTTTGAGGCCGACCTCAAGAAGGAGATTAAGAAGCTCCAGAGGTACAGGGACCAGATCAAGACTTGGATTCAATCCAGTGAAATCAAGGATAAAAAg GCTCTGGTGGATGCTCGCAAACTCATTGAGCGCGAAATGGAAAGGTTCAAGATATGTGAAAAGGagacaaaaacaaaagcattttCTAAAGAAGGATTGGGCCAACAACCTAAAACC GATCCGAGGGAGAAGGCCAAATCAGAGACAAGGGATTGGATAAACAACGTG GTTGGGGAGTTGGAATCTCAGATTGACAGCTTTGAAGCTGAGATTGAAGGGCTATCTTTCAAGAAAGGGAAGGGCAGACCACCCAGACTG ACCCATCTAGAGACATCAATTACTCGGCATAAGGCTCATATAATGAAGTTAGAACTGATCTTGAGGCTATTGGATAATGATGAGCTGAGTCCTGAGCAGGTCAATGATGTTAAAGACTTTTTGGAAGACTATGTGGAACGCAATCAG gaggattttgatgaatttagtgaAGTTGATGAGCTTTACAACACCTTAGCATTGGACAAGGTGGAGTCCCTTGAAGATCTGGCCATTATTCCTCCTGGTCTTATCAAg GGTGCACCGATGCTTGGCTTGAAGACTAATTTGGCACCACCCGCATCTCCACTGCCT CCCACTGCTACTTCTACTAATCAGCAGAGTGTTTCTGTCCAAGAGCCAGTTGAAGATACAGTTTCCCAGGACAGTAATGCTGATAACGTTCCTAGAACTCCACCTCCTAGAAGTGGTGCGCTTTCATCTTCTCCTGCATCAACACCAACGGGGAGTCATGCAACTCCTGTCTCTGCAAGTGTTCCAACTCATAATCTGCCCAGTGTGCCTAGTGTTTTGGCCATTCCAGGTTCAAATGTTGTTCGGGGTGTCACAGAGAATGCAGGGGCTGCTAATTCTTCATCTCCTGTAAGTTTGTCTGCTTCTGTGAAGGAAGAAGAGTCAGCAAGCTTCCCTGGCCGTAGACCTTCACCATCTCTTTCTGATGCTGGACTTGTAAGGGGCATCAATCGAGGTGGCTTCTCTGCCCCAATTCCATCCAGTATCCCTGTTAGCTCTAGCAATGTGTCTCCTAGTAATAGTGCCCTTGGTGCAGTTCCTTCAGTTTCTGATGTGACCAAGAGAAATATATTGGGAGCTGATGAGAGAATTGGGAGTAGTGGCGTGGTGCAGCCACTTGTTTCCCCTATAACTAACAGACTGATCTTGCCTCAAGCTGCCAAGGCTAGTGATGGAAGTGCTCCAGTTGATTCTAGTAATGCTAGTGAGGCTGCTATACCTGGCAGAGCATTTTCTCCTTCTATTGTCTCTGGCATGCAGTGGAGGCCTGGAAGTTCCtttcaaaaccaaaatgaagca GGGATATTTCGTGGAAGGACTGAAATAGCACCCGATCAGAGGGAGAAATTTTTGCAGCGGCTCCAACAAGTGCAGCAACAAGGTCACAGTACCATTCTTGGCATGCCTCCTCTTGCTGGtggaaatcataagcaattTTCTGCACAGCAAAACCCACTTTTGCAACAG TTTAATCCTCAAAACTCATCTGTATCTTCTCAAGCTGGCCCTGGACTAGGAGTACAGCCCCCAGGTCTTGGTACTGTTGCACCTACCACCTtacagcagcagcagctaaATTCTATCCATCAACAGTCTAACCAACAGGCATTGATGTCGGGTGGACCAAAAGAAACTG ATGCAAGTCATCCAAAAGTTGAGGAACAACAGCAACAACAGAATATACCTGATGATTCTACTGCGGACTCTACTAGTTCTGGACTCGTAAAGAATCTAATGAATGAAGATGACTTGAAAGCCTCATATGCAATTGATTCTCTG GCTGGAGTTTCTGGCTCTTCAACAGAGCCTGCTCAAGTACCACGAGATATTGATCTCTCTCCTGGGCAACCTTTACAGTCCAATCAACCTTCTCCTAGCCTCGGCGTTATTGGCCGAAGAAGTGTTTCTGATCTTGGTGCAATTGGTGATAACCTTTCTGGATCAACTGCTAATTCTGGGGTATTGCATGATCAGTTGTATAATTTGCAGATGCTTGAGGCTGCTTACTACAAACTTCCACAACCCAAAGACTCAGAACGTGCAAGGAGCTATACTCCA AGGCACCCTGCAATAACACCTCTAAGCTACCCCCAAGCGCAGGCACCTATTGTTAATAATCCTGCCTTCTGGGAACGGTTAGGTCTTGAACCATATGGCACTGATACCCTGTTCTTTGCATTTTACTATCAGCAG AACACTTATCAGCAATATTTGGCGGCAAAAGAACTGAAGAAGCAATCTTGGAGATACCATAGGAAATATAACACTTGGTTTCAACGGCACGAGGAGCCAAAAGTTGCCACAGATGAATATGAACAGGGGACGTATGTGTACTTTGACTTTCATATTGCAAATGATGATCTACAACACGGATG